A single Cucumis melo cultivar AY chromosome 4, USDA_Cmelo_AY_1.0, whole genome shotgun sequence DNA region contains:
- the LOC103489845 gene encoding protein PHOSPHATE STARVATION RESPONSE 1 isoform X1, with translation MKYVPYFDSRMKIEASPALSIPSSNARQHNSAGVNKEISKSLRVLLPTSSEEVYPKLPDSQQVSMERELVSGPLVHSNHVHSSSGVVGHIFSSSPGFSTDLHYSSVSLYENQSDSPFIPESSANGAMLHSHSEILSSTNHPNSENANSWCSDALPGFLEVPESNPVGNSRVENNSCSSLLVSDDFSKENDWQEWTDRLMTDDSLTSNWSDLLVDANVADLEPKMEHQASKPSIKMPVQQVQVQNQLPSSGEIPMIATTTSSNGAPSKPRMRWTPELHDAFVEAVNKLGGSERATPKGVLKLMQVEGLTIYHVKSHLQKYRTARYQPESSKGSMDKSTTPLEDISSLDLKTSIDITEALRLQMEVQKRLHEQLEIQRNLQLRIEEQGKYLQMMFEKQCKSSNKLNKPSTSTLEDSPFSDSVLETSQVENRTVHTGPSEADSIAGKATDEVVEKFIDPQKDAPENPKSDVSEASFQLSKRQRTE, from the exons ATGAAATATGTTCCTTACTTTGATTCGAGGATGAAAATTGAGGCAAGTCCTGCCTTATCGATTCCGAGTTCAAATGCAAGGCAGCATAATAGTGCAGGGGTAAATAAAGAAATATCTAAATCATTAAGAGTATTGCTGCCTACTTCTTCGGAGGAGGTGTATCCTAAGTTGCCAGATTCTCAACAGGTTTCAATGGAACGAGAGCTGGTATCAGGGCCACTTGTTCATTCTAATCATGTCCACTCAAGCAGTGGAGTGGTTGGCCATATATTTTCATCTTCTCCAGGGTTTTCAACAGATCTCCATTACTCGTCTGTTTCGTTGTATGAAAACCAATCTGATTCACCATTCATTCCTGAGTCATCAGCCAATGGTGCAATGTTGCATTCTCATTCAGAAATTCTTTCATCAACAAACCATCCTAATTCTGAAAATGCCAATTCGTGGTGTTCAGATGCACTGCCAGGTTTTCTGGAAGTTCCTGAAAGTAACCCTGTTGGCAATAGTCGTGTAGAAAACAATAGTTGCAGTTCTCTTTTGGTCTCAGATGATTTTAGTAAAGAAAATGATTGGCAAGAATGGACGGATAGATTAATGACTGATGATTCATTGACTTCTAACTGGAGTGACCTTCTAGTGGATGCCAATGTTGCAGATTTGGAACCAAAG ATGGAGCACCAAGCATCTAAACCATCAATAAAAATGCCGGTGCAGCAAGTTCAAGTTCAAAACCAGCTTCCTTCCTCTGGGGAAATTCCTATGATTGCCACCACAACCTCTTCGAATGGAGCTCCCTCCAAGCCGCGAATGCGATGGACACCAGAACTTCATGATGCATTTGTAGAAGCTGTAAACAAACTTGGTGGTAGTGAAA GAGCAACGCCGAAGGGTGTTCTGAAGCTTATGCAAGTGGAGGGTTTGACTATCTATCATGTGAAGAGCCACTTGCAG AAATATAGAACGGCTAGATACCAACCAGAATCATCAAAAG GATCAATGGATAAAAGCACTACCCCGCTTGAGGATATTTCATCTCTCGATCTCAAAAC GAGTATTGATATTACAGAAGCCCTACGTCTACAGATGGAAGTTCAGAAAAGGTTACATGAACAACTCGAG ATCCAACGAAATCTACAGTTAAGAATAGAAGAACAAGGGAAGTACCTTCAAATGATGTTTGAAAAACAATGCAAGTCGAGCAATAAACTGAACAAACCATCCACGTCCACATTGGAGGATTCTCCATTCTCAGATTCAGTGCTGGAAACTTCCCAGGTGGAAAATCGCACAGTTCACACCGGTCCATCTGAAGCTGACTCGATTGCTGGAAAGGCTACTGATGAAGTAGTTGAGAAGTTCATAGATCCCCAAAAGGATGCCCCAGAGAATCCGAAGTCTGATGTTTCTGAAGCTAGCTTCCAGCTATCCAAGCGCCAAAGGACAGAATGA
- the LOC103489845 gene encoding protein PHOSPHATE STARVATION RESPONSE 1 isoform X2, whose product MKYVPYFDSRMKIEASPALSIPSSNARQHNSAGVSMERELVSGPLVHSNHVHSSSGVVGHIFSSSPGFSTDLHYSSVSLYENQSDSPFIPESSANGAMLHSHSEILSSTNHPNSENANSWCSDALPGFLEVPESNPVGNSRVENNSCSSLLVSDDFSKENDWQEWTDRLMTDDSLTSNWSDLLVDANVADLEPKMEHQASKPSIKMPVQQVQVQNQLPSSGEIPMIATTTSSNGAPSKPRMRWTPELHDAFVEAVNKLGGSERATPKGVLKLMQVEGLTIYHVKSHLQKYRTARYQPESSKGSMDKSTTPLEDISSLDLKTSIDITEALRLQMEVQKRLHEQLEIQRNLQLRIEEQGKYLQMMFEKQCKSSNKLNKPSTSTLEDSPFSDSVLETSQVENRTVHTGPSEADSIAGKATDEVVEKFIDPQKDAPENPKSDVSEASFQLSKRQRTE is encoded by the exons ATGAAATATGTTCCTTACTTTGATTCGAGGATGAAAATTGAGGCAAGTCCTGCCTTATCGATTCCGAGTTCAAATGCAAGGCAGCATAATAGTGCAGGG GTTTCAATGGAACGAGAGCTGGTATCAGGGCCACTTGTTCATTCTAATCATGTCCACTCAAGCAGTGGAGTGGTTGGCCATATATTTTCATCTTCTCCAGGGTTTTCAACAGATCTCCATTACTCGTCTGTTTCGTTGTATGAAAACCAATCTGATTCACCATTCATTCCTGAGTCATCAGCCAATGGTGCAATGTTGCATTCTCATTCAGAAATTCTTTCATCAACAAACCATCCTAATTCTGAAAATGCCAATTCGTGGTGTTCAGATGCACTGCCAGGTTTTCTGGAAGTTCCTGAAAGTAACCCTGTTGGCAATAGTCGTGTAGAAAACAATAGTTGCAGTTCTCTTTTGGTCTCAGATGATTTTAGTAAAGAAAATGATTGGCAAGAATGGACGGATAGATTAATGACTGATGATTCATTGACTTCTAACTGGAGTGACCTTCTAGTGGATGCCAATGTTGCAGATTTGGAACCAAAG ATGGAGCACCAAGCATCTAAACCATCAATAAAAATGCCGGTGCAGCAAGTTCAAGTTCAAAACCAGCTTCCTTCCTCTGGGGAAATTCCTATGATTGCCACCACAACCTCTTCGAATGGAGCTCCCTCCAAGCCGCGAATGCGATGGACACCAGAACTTCATGATGCATTTGTAGAAGCTGTAAACAAACTTGGTGGTAGTGAAA GAGCAACGCCGAAGGGTGTTCTGAAGCTTATGCAAGTGGAGGGTTTGACTATCTATCATGTGAAGAGCCACTTGCAG AAATATAGAACGGCTAGATACCAACCAGAATCATCAAAAG GATCAATGGATAAAAGCACTACCCCGCTTGAGGATATTTCATCTCTCGATCTCAAAAC GAGTATTGATATTACAGAAGCCCTACGTCTACAGATGGAAGTTCAGAAAAGGTTACATGAACAACTCGAG ATCCAACGAAATCTACAGTTAAGAATAGAAGAACAAGGGAAGTACCTTCAAATGATGTTTGAAAAACAATGCAAGTCGAGCAATAAACTGAACAAACCATCCACGTCCACATTGGAGGATTCTCCATTCTCAGATTCAGTGCTGGAAACTTCCCAGGTGGAAAATCGCACAGTTCACACCGGTCCATCTGAAGCTGACTCGATTGCTGGAAAGGCTACTGATGAAGTAGTTGAGAAGTTCATAGATCCCCAAAAGGATGCCCCAGAGAATCCGAAGTCTGATGTTTCTGAAGCTAGCTTCCAGCTATCCAAGCGCCAAAGGACAGAATGA
- the LOC103489846 gene encoding uncharacterized protein LOC103489846, which translates to MGCFIACFRSSTDVNKRRKQRRRKVLPREQTANAVSQLVQVSPSTVDTASDRSISPILKARDRREEQLNVSTRKRVTFDSNVKTYELEDVEAEAEAGAEGDAFLGKDGNKEEKDLAEIPQSQCKSYSGEGSTVSSISSYPPNHRYQNCRDSDDEDELDYADSDLDHDHVDTDVDDDDDDVEDEEYDNDFDDEDELIESSDKNSSDQVFADEVDSCLSVCGCPEKTEPQIGVRRTTRDRNACIHSVLKPVENISQWKAVKVKDKHPSNPPSCKENLALNGGARSSLTEPSFKKSSFGYKSKSCQPKSSDQDIAVDASLSNWLSSSEFTPPSKISTGISVLPTPESQGSNSPKSEEDRPILGALTMEELKQFSTTTSPRRSPNRSANDIPIIGTVGTYWSHSDSVEDSGLASSFKRVPNTSSNFRGMRVK; encoded by the exons atgggTTGTTTCATTGCTTGTTTTCGCTCTTCCACTGATGTTAACAAGCGTAGGAAGCAGAGGCGGCGCAAGGTTTTGCCACGAGAACAAACT GCTAATGCTGTCTCCCAGCTTGTTCAGGTCTCACCATCTACTGTAGACACTGCTTCTGATAGATCCATTAGTCCGATTCTAAAAGCTCG GGATAGGCGTGAGGAACAACTAAATGTGAGTACTAGAAAAAGAGTAACATTTGATTCCAACGTAAAGACATATGAACTTGAAGATGTTGAAGCCGAAGCCGAAGCCGGAGCTGAAGGTGATGCTTTCCTCGGAAAAGATGGTAACAAGGAGGAGAAGGACTTGGCTGAAATACCCCAATCCCAGTGCAAATCATACTCTGGAGAGGGGTCTACTGTTTCCAGCATTTCGTCTTACCCTCCCAATCATAGGTACCAGAATTGTAGAGATagtgatgatgaagatgaattgGATTATGCTGATAGTGATCTTGATCATGATCATGTTGACactgatgttgatgatgatgatgatgatgttgaGGATGAAGAGTATGACAATGATtttgatgatgaagatgaattaATAGAATCAAGTGATAAAAATTCCTCTGATCAAGTGTTTGCTGATGAGGTTGATAGCTGTTTGTCAGTATGTGGGTGTCCTGAAAAGACTGAACCTCAGATCGGGGTGAGACGGACCACTCGAGATAGGAATGCCTGTATTCATTCTGTGTTGAAGCCTGTGGAAAATATCTCACAGTGGAAGGCAGTTAAAGTCAAGGATAAACATCCGTCGAATCCTCCTTCTTGTAAAGAGAATTTGGCCTTAAATGGAGGTGCTAGGAGTTCTTTGACAGAGCCAAGTTTCAAAAAATCATCTTTTGGTTATAAGTCCAAAAGTTGCCAACCTAAGAGCTCAGATCAAGACATAGCTGTTGATGCCAGCCTTTCAAATTGGTTGAGTTCATCAGAATTTACACCTCCTAGCAAGATTAGTACAGGCATTTCAGTTCTTCCAACACCAGAGTCACAAGGATCAAACTCACCTAAAAGTGAAGAAGATAGGCCAATTTTGGGGGCCTTAACTATGGAGGAACTCAAACAGTTTTCAACTACAACTTCTCCAAGAAGATCGCCAAATAGAAGTGCCAATGACATACCAATCATTGGGACGGTTGGCACATATTGGAGCCACTCTGATTCTGTTGAGGATTCTGGACTAGCGTCTTCTTTCAAAAGAGTGCCAAATACCAGTAGCAACTTTAGAGGAATGCGTGTGAAATAA